The Zymobacter palmae DNA window TCCCAGCACAGGCAGCGCCAGAATGGTATTGATCGGCGCTTCGACTTCATACCCTACGCCCTGTACATCAATCACTACCAGCGGAGGCTGCTTTTCGATCAGAATGCCACGGAGCCGACCTATCATGAGCGTCCTCGTTCATCGGAAAAAGAGAATAACGGGCAGGAATTACCACGCTTATAGCATGCACTTACTGTACATCAATACATGGCATCAATGAAGGCAGATAATATAGGCGTGCTATGCAGGATAGCCCTTTCCGCGAAGTATTACGCTCAGGGCTGGTAGTGGCGCCAGCTACTGCGGCTGCCTTGTCGACGGGTGGGCGCACTGCCGCCTCGTCGCACCAAACCACGCTGGGTATAGAAATGAGTCAATGCAATGGCCAACGCATCTGCCGCATCCGATTGAGGCAGTCCTTCAAGGCGCAGCGTGGAAGCTACTAGCCGTTGAACGGCTTCCTTATCGGCACCACCGTGCCCAGTCACACACTGCTTAACGAGGCGAGCGGCATACTCATGAACAGGCAGTCCATGATTAGCCGCACAAACGATCGCACTGCCACGAGCCTGCCCCAGCTTGAGCGCAGAGTCAGGGTTCTTAGCCATGAAGACCTGTTCAATGGCGACTTCTGCCGGTACATGGCGCGCAATAATATCGCTGACGCCGGCATAGACCTGCGCTAATTTCTGCGCCAGCGTATCCGCCTGAATGCGAATATAGCCGCTATCGATGTACCGCGGCGAACCGTGGCTGACGTCGATGACGCCAAATCCGGTGCGCCGCGATCCAGGGTCGATACCCAGTATGATCACTCGAGCTCCGCGAGGATGGCGTCGTCGAAGTCAGCGTTGCTGTATACGTTCTGGACATCGTCCAGATCTTCCAGCATATCAACCAGTTTGATGATCTTGGACGCAGTATCGACGTCGCTGATCTCGCTGTAGTTATCGGGGAACATGCCCACTTCACTGTCTTCGGCTTTCAGTCCCGCCGCTTCCAGTGCGTCCTTGACGTCGCCGAAGCTCTTGACGTCAGTTGCAACGTCGATGGAACCATCATCGTTGATGATGACGTCTTCGGCACCCGCTTCTAGCGCCGCTTCCATGATGGCTTCTTCATCGCTGCCCGCCGGGAAGCTGATGTTGCCGCGACGCGTGAACATGAACGCTACGGAACCCGAGGTCCCGAGGTTACCGCCGTTCTTGGTGAACGCGTGGCGAACTTCGGAAGCCGTACGGTTGCGGTTATCCGTCATGCATTCGACCAGTACCGCAACGCCCGCTGCACCGTAACCTTCGTAGGTCAGCTCTTCCATGTTGTCGGCTTCGGTATTGCCGGCACCACGGTCGATGGCACGCTGCATGGTGTCTTTGGTCATATTGCTAGACAGGGCTTTATCGATCGCAGCGCGGAGACGCGGGTTAGCGTTCGGATCAGCACCACCCTGACGCGCCGCGATGGTCAGCTCGCGAATCAGTTTGGTAAAGATCTTACCGCGCTTGGCATCCTGTGCTGCCTTGCGGTGCTTGGTGTTAGCCCACTTACTATGGCCTGCCACAGCTACCTCCTCGAAATGAATGAAAAGGGGTCACTCACCCTGTCGGTCGTGACCCGAAGTGGCACCGGCAACGTCCCCGGTGCCTAACCAATGACGCTATGTCGCTCAGGCGTCGCGCTTACGCAGACGCAGGTTGAGTTCCTTGAGCTGAGCCTCGCTGACTTCTCCCGGGGCATCGGTCAGCGGACATGCTGCACTCTGCGTTTTCGGGAAAGCGATAACGTCACGAATCGTGCTGGCGCCCGTCATCAGCATGACCAGACGGTCAAGACCAAAGGCCAGACCACCGTGAGGCGGCGCACCGTACTGGAGCGCATCCAGCAGGAAGCCGAATTTCTCTTCTGCTTCTTCTTCGCTAATGCCCAGCACTTCGAATACCGCGCGCTGCATATCCTGTTCATGGATACGGATGGAACCACCGCCCAGTTCTGTACCGTTCAGCACCATATCGTAAGCGCGGGACAGTGAATCGCCCGGGTTAGCACGGAATTCTTCCACGGAGCACGCCGGTGCAGTGAACGGGTGGTGGCACGCGGACAGTTTGCCGCTGTCGTCTTTTTCGAACGTTGGGAAGTCGACAACCCACAGCGGCGCCCAGCGCTGCGTGTAGAGGTTCAGATCTTCACCCAGGCGAACGCGCAGAGCACCCAGCGCTTCGTTGACGATGCGTGTACGGTCGGCGCCAAAGAAGATGATGTCGCCGTCCTGTGCATCCAGACGCTCCATCAGCTCGTCGATGACATCTGTCATGAACTTGACGATCGGCGACTGCAAGCCGTCAAGACCGGCTTTGCGATCATTGACCTTGATCCATGCCAGACCTTTCGCGCCGTAGATGCTGACGAAGTTGGTGTATTCGTCGATTTCCTTACGCGACAGCTTGGCACCGCCCGGCACTTTGAGCGCCGCAACGCGACCGTTGTCATCCTTGGCAGGGCCAGAGAAGACTTTAAAGTCAACGCGGCTCATCAGATCAGAGATATCGATCATTTCGAGCGGGATGCGCATATCAGGCTTGTCGGAACCAAAGCGATGCATGGCTTCACTGTACGGCATGCGATCAAACTTGGCCGGCAGTTCGACATCCAGCACGTTCTTGAAGAGGTTGCGAATCATGTCTTCAGTAATGGACATGATGGCTTCTTCGTCGATGAACGACGCTTCGATATCGATCTGAGTGAATTCCGGCTGGCGGTCTGCACGCAGGTCTTCATCACGGAAGCATTTCGCAACCTGATAGTAGCGGTCGAAACCGGACACCATCAGCAGCTGCTTGAACAGCTGAGGGGACTGCGGCAGCGCGAAGAATTCGCCTGGATGCGTACGGCTGGGCACCAGATAATCGCGGGCACCTTCCGGCGTCGCACGCGTCAGAATCGGCGTTTCGACGTCGAGGAAACCGTGCTCTTCGAGGTAGTTGCGCACAAAGTGCGTTACGCGGGAACGCATACGGAAACGTTCGATCATTTCCGGACGACGCAGGTCAATGTAGCGGTGCTTGAGACGGATGTCCTCACCGACCTTGACGTTGTGCTCTTCGAGCTGGAAAGGAGGCGTTTTTGATTCGTTCAGCACCTGAACGTGCTCGGCAACGACCTCGATCATGCCTGTCGGCATATCCGGGTTGCGCGTGCCTTCCGGGCGCAGACGGACGAGACCTTCGACTTTCAGCACATACTCGCTGCGTGAGCGGTCTGCGGTGGCAAAGGCATCGGCCATGTCAGGATTGACGACTACCTGTGCGATACCATCGCGGTCTCGCAGGTCGATGAAAATGACGCCCCCGTGGTCACGACGACGGTGTACCCACCCGCACAGGGTGACGTGCTGGTCTACCAGGCTTTCGTTGAGCTGGCCGCAATAATGGCTGCGCATGTTGAATTCCATTACCTGAATGTGTGTGCAAGACATCGGCATGCAGCGCCCGTGCCGAACACGAGTGCCGCATGCCGATAACTCGTCATGATGACGCTCTAACTGTTTGCGGAAGAGCCACCGCCCCCGGCAAGATTGCGCTTGTTCGAGGTTTTGAAGTCGGTTTCGTACCAGCCGTCGCCGGACAGGCGGAAGCCTGATGCCGACACCACGCGCGCCAGAGTGTCCTTATGGCATTCCGGGCATTCCTTCAGCGGCTCGGCATTCATACGCTGCAACTTTTCCAGGGTGGCGCCGCAAGATGAGCACTGATATTCATAAATAGGCATGATACGTTACTCACATCAGTCATGCTCCAGACCATCTCACGTTTCACGACAGTCTGGAAATTGTTTGCAGGACATGACAGTCAGAAGGACATTTTGCCCTATTATAGCGCCTGGTCGCTATCTTTAAGCAAGGTATTGATCGGACTCTACAGAGCTGTTTTCCCCATTGCACGAGGAGGTTGCCATGCATGCCGTCATGCTGGACATCGATACGCTCGCTGCCGACCCCGACCTTTCGCCCATCGAAAGCGCCGTCGACACTCTGACCTGCCACGACTCGACCGCTCCGAGTGAGGTGGTGTCTCGCCTGCAGGGCGCAGACATCGTTATCACCAACAAGGTTGTCATCACTCGCGACATCATCACAGCCCTTCCCGACCTAAAACTCATTTGTACAGTCGGCACGGGCACGGATCATATTGATGTAGCGGCCGCCAAGGAACATGGGGTCGAAGTCCGCAATGTCAAGGGCTTTGGCACGCCAAGCATCGCTCAGCACACGATGATGCTAATGCTAGGACTAGCAGGTCGCCTATTGCCCTACCGCCACGGACTGGTCAATGGGGAATGGTCCAACGAGGTCAGCTTTACCCAGCGCCTTAAACTCATGACCCTACTGGAAGGTCGTCATCTGGTGATCGTCGGCCACGGCGATATCGGGTCGGCCGTCGCGCGACTGGCCGAAGCCTTCGGAATGAAAGTAACGTTCGCGGCGCGCCCCGGCAAGCAGGACGATACGCGCCCGGCCCTGCCCACTCTGTTGCCATCCGCCGATGTGCTGTCGCTGCACTGCCCACTTACCCCGGAAACCGAGGGACTGATTGATGCCGAGGCACTGGCGACACTGCCGAAAGGCGCCCTGCTGATCAACTGCGCACGAGGCAAGGTCATCGACAATAGCGCGGTGCTGGCGGCACTTGAATCTGGCCACTTAGGTGGGCTGGCGCTGGATACACTTGATCAGGAACCGCCATCACAGGATCATCCAACCCTCGCTGCACTTCGCAAGGACCGCTACAACCTGATCATAACGCCCCACAGCGCATGGGCTTCAACAGAAGCGCGCGATACCCTGATCAGCACTATCGCTCACAACATTTCGACGTTCAACGCCAAGTAAACGACCTGACGGGCGCGGGCAGCATAGGTCTGCCTGCGTCATGAACATCGTCCTTTTCCCTAACGAAAGCCTCCCTCGTTCCCCCCTGAACCTGCGGATAAATCTCAGCGCAGCGGTTGACGTTCACTAGCGAGATGTCTAAGGTTGGCACGCCTTTATCCACATTGGCGCGAACAAGAGACCCACTCAATGGAACCTGACCCGTCAAGGCGTAACGCCACTTCCATTCTTTTCCTACATTACTACCGACGTAGACACTGCATCGGATCCCCAGCCTGACACCGTGAATCGACGTTCATGGCTGCTGCACGGGTGGATCTGCAGGAGGCTTCATGAACACGATCGAGCTCATGCCCAGCATTCGTCGCGCACTCGCTCGCCGCGACTTCACTGCACTTAACGACATTCTTGATGATGCCCCCGCGGCAGACATCGCCGAGCGCTTTGCGCGCGAACCCGATGACATCTCAACTCTCTTTCTCAAGGGCATTGCACTCAAGCACTGCGCCGAAATCTTTTCCTATCTGCCTGCCGACAAACAGCTGCGCATCGCCCAAGAACTGAGCGATGACGAGCTAGCACGCCTGTTCACCGAAATGGACGGCGACGACAGTGCCGACGTCTTCAATATGTTTGAACCGGTACGCCGCGAGTCGATCCTACGCCGCATGGCGCACAAGGAACGCGAAGACATGCTGCGCCTGTCGAGCTATGAAGAAGGCACCGCAGGCTCGATCATGACCTCGGAATACGTGTCGATTAACGAGCGTTTGACCGTATCGGAAGCGCTCAACAAGGTGCGCCAGACAGCGCCGGATGCGGAAACGATCTATCAGGTTTACATGCTGGACGATCAGCAACGTCTGACCGGCACCATGTCACTGCGCCAGCTAATCCTAGCCGATCCGCTGGCACGCCTTGATTCGGTAATGATCAGCGATGTGGTATCAGCCAGCTCTGATATGCCGCAGGAAGACGTGGCCCGCATGATTAGCCACTACGACTTTTTGGCGATTCCCATCGTCAATCACGACAACAAGCTGGTCGGTATCGTGACCTACGATGACGCCATGGACGTCGTCGAAAAGGAAACCACCGATGACTTCCACCGTGCAGGGAGTGTGGGGGTGCTCGAACAGGGCTTGAGCAGCACATCTCTGTTCACGCTGTACCGCAAGCGTATCGTCTGGCTGGTACTGCTGGTCTTTGGCAGCCTATTCTCCGGTGCGGGAATCGCGCACTTCCAAGGGTTGATCGAAGCCCAGGCAGCGCTGGTCATCTTCCTGCCACTGTTGATTGGTAGCGGCGGCAATGCGGGATCACAAGCAGCTACGCTGATGGTGCGCGGTCTGGGTACTGGGGAAGTCAACATTCGTGACTGGACATCGCTGCTGGGACGCGAGCTGCTGATCTCATGCGTACTGGGGATCACCATGGCCGTCGCTATCTCGCCGATCAGCTACGCCCGCGGCAACTTTGATGTCGCCTGTGCGGTCGCCATCAGCATGGTTGCCATCGTCATGGTCGGCAGCCTGCTGGGGATGTCTCTGCCGTTTCTGCTTAACCGCTTTGGGCTGGACCCTGCCACGGCCAGCGGCCCACTGGTCTCTACCCTGTGTGACTCCTGTGGTGTATTGGTGTTCTTTTCCGTGGCGTCTATGTTCATTTCTGCCGCAACGGGCACTCCCCACGTCAGCTGCGGTTAGCTTTACCGATTCCACACCCTTTCGACAATGGCACCGATTAGGTGCCATTGCCGTTTCTGCCGAGCCTCTTTCCTTTCGTCCCCCCTTCGTTCCACCATTTCCTTTCTTGCCTTTCACATAACACCTGCCCAACAGTTTCCTTTGTACCGTCACAGGGTTGGGTACCGCCCCGACGACTGCCGCACAGCGCAATGCCCTACCAAAGCTGCTCTTAAGCGCTTAACGCCCTATTGATGGCGCTATCCTACGCTTACGGCCGCAGCTCATTTCCTATACTACATGCGTTCGATGTACCGCCATCCGGCTGACCGCCGCTAAGGTACGCAATGGCGGCTCACCACAATTTCAGGTGCACATGCGCCAAACTGTCGTCTACCTTAACGATAAGCGCATGCCGATATAGCCCCTCGCTCATCGGCATTCGAACCATCCGCGCCTATCGCTGTCGATAGCGCAGACGCCTTTTTCATTTACTCTTGGTCTATCGAGGATGCAGCCCCACCCATGGAAGCGCTCAATCTGCTCGTCTTTTCCTACATCAATGCGCCCGCTCACCCTTCCATGTTCATGTTGGGCATGGCGCACTTCTTTGCGACCTATGCGATTTGGGTAGTACCGACGCTGTTAATGATCTGCTGGTTGCGACGCAACCCGGAACATCACTACATCATGCTGAATGCACTGCTGGCGACAGGAGCGGCACTGCTGGTCAACAACGTCATCGGCATGCTGTGGCACCATCCTCGACCGTTTGCGATGCCAACTGGGCACAACTTCCTGTATCATGAGGCCGATCCGTCGTTCCCCAGCGATCACATGACCGTCATCATGACCGTAGCTTTTACGTTCTTGCTGCGCCATCGTGTGCGTTTGCTGGGTCTGGGCCTGGCCGTGCTGGGCACTTTGATCGGCTGGTCAAGGATTTATCTCGGGGTTCATTTCCCGATCGACATGGCCGGTGCGGTCATCGTTGCGTTCAGCAGCGCCTTCATCATCCATGTCTTAAGTCCTCTGTTCATGCCCTCGCTGTATATGCCGCTACGCAGCCTGTACCGTAAGCTGTTTGCGCCTCTGATCAAGCGAGGTTGGCTTTTTCACTAAGCAAGCGATACTCCGTTCATGATTTACAATGTTGGCTCCATCAATATCGATCACGTGTATCGGGTTCCCCATCTGGTACGTCCGGGAGAAACCCTCTCCAGCCGCAGCTACCGCCAGGTACTCGGTGGCAAGGGAGCCAACCAGACCATAGCGATTGCCCGCGCCGGTGCTGACGTTGCACACATCGGTGCCATCGGCCATCAAGATGCCTGGGTAACTCAGGCCCTCGCCACGGCAGGTGCGCATATCGACGATATCGCCCACTGCCAGGACCTGCTGAGCGGCCATGCCATCATTCAAGTAGATGATGCCGCTGAAAACTCTATCGTTCTGTTCCACGGCGCCAACGGTGCCATGCCGCTCGACACGGTCACGACACCGCTGTCCCGCGGCACAGCCAGCGATTGGCTGCTGGTACAGAATGAATGCGCCCATCTCAAGGAAGCACTTGAACAGGCCCACCATCAAGGGATGTCAATCGCCTTCAACCCTGCGCCCATGACCGCAGAAGTCGCTCGCCTGTCACTCGATGGTGTATCGCTGCTGTTCGTTAATGAAGGGGAAGCCATTGATCTACTAGCCGCGCGCGAAGGCGTTGATGACGCCCAGGTACGCAGTGACTGCGCTACGCCCGAAGCCCTTATGGCCCGCCTGCATCGCCACTTCCCGTCCTGTGCTTGCGTGCTGACGCTCGGCTCCAAGGGCGCGCTTTACAGTGATGGACACGTTCAGCTAAGCCGTGAGGCTTATAAAGTGAATGCCGTGGATACCACTGCCGCAGGCGATACGTTCGTCGGCTACTTTATGGCCGCAACAGTAC harbors:
- the ruvC gene encoding crossover junction endodeoxyribonuclease RuvC translates to MIILGIDPGSRRTGFGVIDVSHGSPRYIDSGYIRIQADTLAQKLAQVYAGVSDIIARHVPAEVAIEQVFMAKNPDSALKLGQARGSAIVCAANHGLPVHEYAARLVKQCVTGHGGADKEAVQRLVASTLRLEGLPQSDAADALAIALTHFYTQRGLVRRGGSAPTRRQGSRSSWRHYQP
- a CDS encoding YebC/PmpR family DNA-binding transcriptional regulator, giving the protein MAGHSKWANTKHRKAAQDAKRGKIFTKLIRELTIAARQGGADPNANPRLRAAIDKALSSNMTKDTMQRAIDRGAGNTEADNMEELTYEGYGAAGVAVLVECMTDNRNRTASEVRHAFTKNGGNLGTSGSVAFMFTRRGNISFPAGSDEEAIMEAALEAGAEDVIINDDGSIDVATDVKSFGDVKDALEAAGLKAEDSEVGMFPDNYSEISDVDTASKIIKLVDMLEDLDDVQNVYSNADFDDAILAELE
- the aspS gene encoding aspartate--tRNA ligase codes for the protein MRSHYCGQLNESLVDQHVTLCGWVHRRRDHGGVIFIDLRDRDGIAQVVVNPDMADAFATADRSRSEYVLKVEGLVRLRPEGTRNPDMPTGMIEVVAEHVQVLNESKTPPFQLEEHNVKVGEDIRLKHRYIDLRRPEMIERFRMRSRVTHFVRNYLEEHGFLDVETPILTRATPEGARDYLVPSRTHPGEFFALPQSPQLFKQLLMVSGFDRYYQVAKCFRDEDLRADRQPEFTQIDIEASFIDEEAIMSITEDMIRNLFKNVLDVELPAKFDRMPYSEAMHRFGSDKPDMRIPLEMIDISDLMSRVDFKVFSGPAKDDNGRVAALKVPGGAKLSRKEIDEYTNFVSIYGAKGLAWIKVNDRKAGLDGLQSPIVKFMTDVIDELMERLDAQDGDIIFFGADRTRIVNEALGALRVRLGEDLNLYTQRWAPLWVVDFPTFEKDDSGKLSACHHPFTAPACSVEEFRANPGDSLSRAYDMVLNGTELGGGSIRIHEQDMQRAVFEVLGISEEEAEEKFGFLLDALQYGAPPHGGLAFGLDRLVMLMTGASTIRDVIAFPKTQSAACPLTDAPGEVSEAQLKELNLRLRKRDA
- a CDS encoding FmdB family zinc ribbon protein, with the protein product MPIYEYQCSSCGATLEKLQRMNAEPLKECPECHKDTLARVVSASGFRLSGDGWYETDFKTSNKRNLAGGGGSSANS
- a CDS encoding NAD(P)-dependent oxidoreductase, which encodes MHAVMLDIDTLAADPDLSPIESAVDTLTCHDSTAPSEVVSRLQGADIVITNKVVITRDIITALPDLKLICTVGTGTDHIDVAAAKEHGVEVRNVKGFGTPSIAQHTMMLMLGLAGRLLPYRHGLVNGEWSNEVSFTQRLKLMTLLEGRHLVIVGHGDIGSAVARLAEAFGMKVTFAARPGKQDDTRPALPTLLPSADVLSLHCPLTPETEGLIDAEALATLPKGALLINCARGKVIDNSAVLAALESGHLGGLALDTLDQEPPSQDHPTLAALRKDRYNLIITPHSAWASTEARDTLISTIAHNISTFNAK
- the mgtE gene encoding magnesium transporter, whose protein sequence is MNTIELMPSIRRALARRDFTALNDILDDAPAADIAERFAREPDDISTLFLKGIALKHCAEIFSYLPADKQLRIAQELSDDELARLFTEMDGDDSADVFNMFEPVRRESILRRMAHKEREDMLRLSSYEEGTAGSIMTSEYVSINERLTVSEALNKVRQTAPDAETIYQVYMLDDQQRLTGTMSLRQLILADPLARLDSVMISDVVSASSDMPQEDVARMISHYDFLAIPIVNHDNKLVGIVTYDDAMDVVEKETTDDFHRAGSVGVLEQGLSSTSLFTLYRKRIVWLVLLVFGSLFSGAGIAHFQGLIEAQAALVIFLPLLIGSGGNAGSQAATLMVRGLGTGEVNIRDWTSLLGRELLISCVLGITMAVAISPISYARGNFDVACAVAISMVAIVMVGSLLGMSLPFLLNRFGLDPATASGPLVSTLCDSCGVLVFFSVASMFISAATGTPHVSCG
- a CDS encoding phosphatase PAP2 family protein, whose amino-acid sequence is MEALNLLVFSYINAPAHPSMFMLGMAHFFATYAIWVVPTLLMICWLRRNPEHHYIMLNALLATGAALLVNNVIGMLWHHPRPFAMPTGHNFLYHEADPSFPSDHMTVIMTVAFTFLLRHRVRLLGLGLAVLGTLIGWSRIYLGVHFPIDMAGAVIVAFSSAFIIHVLSPLFMPSLYMPLRSLYRKLFAPLIKRGWLFH
- a CDS encoding ribokinase, yielding MIYNVGSINIDHVYRVPHLVRPGETLSSRSYRQVLGGKGANQTIAIARAGADVAHIGAIGHQDAWVTQALATAGAHIDDIAHCQDLLSGHAIIQVDDAAENSIVLFHGANGAMPLDTVTTPLSRGTASDWLLVQNECAHLKEALEQAHHQGMSIAFNPAPMTAEVARLSLDGVSLLFVNEGEAIDLLAAREGVDDAQVRSDCATPEALMARLHRHFPSCACVLTLGSKGALYSDGHVQLSREAYKVNAVDTTAAGDTFVGYFMAATVRGATPQQALEEAVAAAALCVQLEGASSSIPARKEVVALLEATR